In a single window of the Corvus hawaiiensis isolate bCorHaw1 chromosome 19, bCorHaw1.pri.cur, whole genome shotgun sequence genome:
- the TK1 gene encoding thymidine kinase, cytosolic — MNCLTVPGVHPGSPSRPRGQIQVIFGPMFSGKSTELMRRVRRFQLAQYRCLLVKYAKDTRYSSSGVSTHDKSTMEALPAGLLQDVYQEALGAAVIGIDEGQFFPDIVEFCETMANAGKTVIVAALDGTFQRKAFGSILNLVPLAESVVKLNAVCMECFREASYTKRLGAEREVEVIGGADKYHSVCRACYFRKRPQQAGPENKENMPLGLRQLETAAPQKIFT; from the exons ATGAACTGTCTGACGGTGCCCGGTGTCCACCCCGGCTCCCCCAGCCGGCCCCGCGGGCAGATACAG GTGATCTTCGGACCCATGTTCTCCGGAAAGAG CACGGAGCTCATGCGGCGAGTGCGACGGTTCCAGCTCGCCCAGTACCGGTGCCTGCTGGTGAAGTATGCCAAGGACACGCGCTACAGCTCTTCCGGGGTCTCCACACATGACAA GAGTACCATGGAGGCCCTGCCCGCCGGGCTCCTCCAGGACGTTTACCAGGAGGCGCTGGGTGCTGCCGTCATCGGCATCGATGAGGGACAGTTC TTCCCAGACATTGTGGAGTTCTGTGAGACAATGGCCAATGCTGGGAAAACCGTCATTGTTGCTGCTCTGGATGGGACTTTCCAGAGAAAG GCCTTTGGGAGCATCCTGAACCTGGTGCCACTGGCAGAGAGCGTGGTGAAGCTGAACGCTGTGTGCATGGAGTGCTTCCGGGAGGCCTCCTACACCAAGAGGCTGGGAGCAGAACGGGAG GTTGAAGTGATTGGAGGAGCTGACAAGTACCACTCCGTGTGCCGAGCCTGCTACTTCCGAAAGCGACCCCAGCAGGCTGGGCCAGAGAACAAAGAGAACATGCCCCTGGGCCTGAGGCAGCTGGAGACAGCTGCACCTCAAAAAATCTTCACTTGA
- the SYNGR2 gene encoding synaptogyrin-2, whose amino-acid sequence MEGGGGAYGAAKAGGAFDLVRFVQQPQVLARIVSAVFALIVFACLIGDGYTSEAEDPKLFCIFNHNEDACRYGIGIGVLAFLACIFFFMVDVYFPQISNTTDRKYLVLADLGFSGLWTFLWFIGFCFLTNQWSWTRAEDVYIGADSARAAITFSFFSIFSWGLLLTFAYKRYKMGVEDFAQSYADPSPEVSTPYSSYPNISHESYQQPPFTHTAEAPEGYQPPPVY is encoded by the exons ATGGAGGGCGGCGGAGGCGCCTACGGGGCGGCCAAGGCCGGCGGTGCCTTCGACCTGGTCCGCTTCGTGCAGCAGCCGCAGGTGCTGGCGCGGATCGTCAGCGCG GTCTTCGCCTTGATCGTGTTCGCCTGCCTGATCGGGGATGGCTACACGAGCGAGGCCGAGGACCCCAAGCTCTTCTGCATCTTCAACCACAACGAGGACGCCTGTCGCTACGGCATCGGCATCGGCGTCCTCGCCTTCCTCGCCTGCATCTTCTTCTTCATGGTGGACGTCTACTTCCCCCAGATCAGCAACACTACCGACCGCAAGTACCTGGTCCTGGCCGACCTCGGCTTCTCAG GTCTCTGGACCTTCCTATGGTTCATCGGCTTCTGTTTCTTGACCAACCAGTGGTCCTGGACACGGGCCGAGGATGTGTACATCGGGGCGGACTCTGCCCGTGCTGCCATCACCTTCAGCTTCTTCTCTATCTTCTCCTGG GGACTCCTGCTCACCTTCGCTTACAAGAGGTACAAAATGGGGGTGGAGGACTTTGCTCAAAGCTATGCCGACCCCAGCCCGGAGGTTTCGACTCCCTACTCCAGCTATCCCAACATCAGCCATGAGAGCTACCAGCAGCCACCCTTCACACACACAGCGGAAGCCCCAGAGGGGTATCAGCCACCACCAGTGTACTGA